The window GCTCCCGGCGTCAAGGATCCGGCGCTGATCGAGCAGTTTTTCCGGGCCGTCAGGGCCGCGCGCGACGACCGCGCCGCCTGAGGACCTAACCCGAGCATGTCCCGGAAAGTGGAATCCGGTTTTCCGAAAAGGACATGCTCAAGAACTAAAAACAGCATGTCCCGGAAAAGTGGGAACCGGTTTTCCGACATGGACATGCTCACTAAGTCAAGGAGCGATCGGCGATGAACAAGCCGGCTATGCCCAATTCCTTCCGCACCGGGCCCGACGAGCAGGGCATGTTCGGCATTTTCGGCGGCCGTTTCGTTGCCGAAACGCTGATGCCGCTGATCCTCGATCTTGAGCGGCACTGGAACGAGGTCAAAAACGATCCGGACTTCAAGGCTGAATTGCAGAACCTTTCCACCCACTATGCCGGCCGGCCCTCAAAACTCTATTTCGCCGAAGGCCTGACGAAGCATCTTCGTGAGATTTCCGCGGCGAAGGGCCTCGGCGGCGGCGCCAAGGTCTATTTCAAGCGCGAGGACCTCAACCACACCGGCTCGCACAAGATCAACAACTGCCTCGGCCAGATCCTGCTCGCCAAGCGCATGGGCAAGAAGCGCATCATCGCTGAGACCGGCGCCGGCCAGCACGGCGTCGCCGCCGCTACCGTCGCGGCACGCTTTGGCTATCCCTGCGTTGTCTACATGGGCGCCACCGATGTCGCCCGCCAGAGCCCGAACGTCTTCCGCATGAAGCTGCTCGGCGCCGAGGTGCGGCCGGTCACCGCCGGCCACGGCACCCTCAAGGACGCCATGAACGAAGCCCTGCGGGACTGGGTCACCAATGTCGAGGACACCTACTACCTGATCGGCACCGCCGCCGGCCCGCATCCCTATCCGGAGCTGGTGCGCGACTTCCAGTCGGTGATCGGCACCGAGGCGCGCGCCCAGATCCTCGAACAGGAAGGCCGGCTGCCGGATGTCATCATCGCCGCTGTCGGCGGCGGCTCCAACGCCATCGGCCTGTTCCATCCTTTCCTCGACGACAAGGATGTGCGCATCATCGGCATCGAGGCCGGCGGGCGCGGCCTCGATGGCGTCGAGCATTGTGCCTCGATGAATGCCGGCGCGCCGGGCGTGCTGCACGGCAACCGCACCTATCTCTTGCAGAATGCCGACGGCCAGATCCTCGACGGCCACTCCATCTCGGCCGGCCTGGACTATCCCGGCGTCGGCCCGGAGCATTCCTGGTTGCGTGACAGCGGTCGCGTCGACTATGAGCCGATCCTCGACGACGAGGCGCTGGATGCCTTCCAGTTGACCACCCGCGTCGAGGGCATCATCCCGGCGCTGGAATCGGCGCACGCCATCGCGCATGCGATGAAGATCGTGCCTGCCATGGACAAGGATCAGCTCGTCATCGTCAATTTGTCCGGCCGCGGCGACAAGGACGTGCACACGGTGGCCAAGATGCTGGGCATGGAGATCTGAGATGACCACCCGCATCGACCGCCGCATGGCGAAGCTCAAGTCCGAAGGCCGCCCGGCCTTGGTCACCTATTTCATGGGCGGCGACCCGGACTACGGCACCTCGCTGTCGATCATGAAGGCGCTGCCGATCGCCGGCGCCGACATCATCGAGATGGGAATGCCGTTCTCCGACCCGATGGCCGACGGCCCGGCGATCCAGGCCGCCGGCCTGCGCGCGCTGAGGGGCGGCCAGACCCTGGTCAAGACACTGAAGCTGGCGGCCGACTTCCGCGCCGCCGACAACGAAACGCCGATCGTGCTGATGGGCTACTACAACCCGATCTACATCTACGGCGTCGACCGTTTCCTCAAGGATGCGATTGCCAGCGGCATCGACGGGCTGATCGTGGTCGACCTGCCGCCGGAGATGGACGAGGAACTCTGCATCCCGGCGCTGAAGGCCGGCGTCAACTTCATCCGACTGGCGACGCCGACCACCGACGACAAGCGCCTGCCCAAGGTTCTGGAGAACACCTCCGGCTTCGTCTACTACGTCTCGATGACCGGCATTACCGGCTCCGCGCTTGCCGACACCGCCAAGATTGCGGCGGCGGTCAAGCGCATCAAGGGCCATACCGACCTGCCGGTCTGCGTCGGCTTCGGTGTCAAGACCGCCGAGCAGGCGCGTGTGATCGGCGCCTCGGCCGACGGCGTCGTCGTCGGAACCGCGATCGTCAACGCGGTCGCCAATGTGCTTGGCCCCAAGGGTGAAAAGACCGCCGATCCGGCCGAGGCCGTCGCTACGCTGGTCAGCGGTCTTGCCCAGGGCGTCCGCTCGGCCCGCCTTGCTGCCGCCGAATAGTTTTCCTATTTGTTGCCAACGCAATTCCCGACGGAAGACCGCCACACTTTTCTTGGAATTGCTCTCGGTCAGGACAGGAGCCGAAGCGAATGAACTGGATCACCAACTACGTCCGCCCGAAGATCAATTCGATGCTCGGCCGGCGCACCGACATGCCGGAAAATTTGTGGATCAAGGATCCCGAGACCGGCGAGATGGTGTTCCACAAGGACCTCGAATCCAACCAGTTCGTCATCCCGTCCTCCGGCCATCACATGAAGATTTCGGCCAGGGAGCGGCTGAAATATTTCTTCGACGACGGCAAATACGAGACGCTGGAAAACCCCAAGGTCGTCCAGGACCCGCTGAAGTTTCGCGACGAGAAGCGCTATATTGATCGGCTGAAAGAGGCCAAGACCAAGACCGGCCTGGAGGACGCGATCCTTAATGCCGTCGGCACCATCGACGGCCTGCCGGTGGTGGTCACGGTGCAGGATTTCGCCTTCATGGGCGGCTCGCTCGGCATGGCCGCCGGCGATGCCATCGTGCACGCCTTCGAGGTCGCCCTGCAGCGCAAGCGGCCGCTGATCCTGTTCGCCGCCTCCGGCGGCGCCCGCATGCAGGAGGGCATCCTGTCGCTGATGCAATTGCCGCGCACCACGATCGGCGTCGACCGGCTGAAGGAAGCCGGTATTCCCTACATTGTCGTGCTGACCAACCCGACCACCGGCGGCGTCACCGCGTCTTATGCCATGCTGGGCGACGTCCATATTGCCGAGCCCGGCGCGCTGATCGGCTTTGCCGGCCCGCGCGTCATCGAGCAGACCATCCGCGAAAAACTGCCCGACGGCTTCCAGCGCGCTGAATATCTGATGCAGCACGGCATGGTCGACATGGTCGTCTCCCGGCTGCAGATGCGCGAGACGATCGCGCGCTTGCTGAAGATGCTGCTCAAGGTGCCGCAAGAGGAACAGCCGCTCGAGCAGGAGATCCTGCCGCCGGCGATCATCCCCGCGGAAGCGCGGCCGCAGGCCTGACGCGACACGCTTCGCCGCGAACCGCGATTGCGCCAACCTTCTTGCGCGCCTAGGATTCGGCTATGACCACACTCGCCGCCGACCGCGAAATCGAACATTTGATGACGCTCCACCCGAAAGGTTTCGACCTTTCGCTGGACCGCATCACCCGGCTGCTCGAGCGCCTCGGCAATCCGCAGGACCGGCTGCCGCCGGTCATCCATATCGCCGGCACCAATGGCAAGGGCTCCTGCGCCGCCTTCGCGCGGGCGTTGCTCGAAGCGGCGGGCCACCTCGTCCACGTGCATACGTCCCCGCACCTGGTGAACTGGCACGAGCGCTACCGGCTGGCGGCCGAGGGTGGCGGCAGGCTGGTCGACGACCAGGTTTTTGCCGACGCCATCGCGCGCGTTGCCGCCGCCAATCAGGGCCAGAAGATCACCGTTTTCGAGATCCTCACCGCCGTCACCTTCCTGCTGTTTTCCGAGCATCCGGCCGAGGCCGCGATCATCGAGGTCGGCCTCGGCGGCCGTTTCGATGCCACCAATGTCATCGCCCGCCCGGCGGTTTCGGTGATCATGCCGGTATCGATGGACCACGAAGCCTATCTCGGCGACCGTGTCGAGCTGATCGCCGCCGAGAAGGCCGGCATCATGAAGCGCGGCTGCCCGGTGATCATCGGCGCCCAGGAAGGCGAAACAACGCTGCAGGTGCTGATCGACACGGCCGAGCGGCTGGAATGCCCGACCTTTGTTTACGGCCAGGATTTCCTGGCCTTCGGGGAAAACGGCCGCATGGTCTATCAGGACGAGGACGGGCTGATGGATTTGCCGCCGCCGCGCCTGCCCGGGCGCCACCAGTTCGCCAACGCCGCCGCGGCGATCGCCGCGGTCAAGGCGGCTGGCTTCGAGATCGGCCACCGCGCCGCCGAAAAGGCGATGGTCAACGTCGCCTGGCCGGCCCGCATGCAGAAGTTGACGCAGGGCCGGCTGGTCGAGCTGGCGCCGAAGGGCGCCGAGATCTGGCTCGACGGGGGTCACAATCCCGGCGCCGGCATCGTTGTCGCCGAGGCGCTGGCCGAGCAGGAAGAGAAGAATCCGCGGCCGCTTATCCTCATCTCCGGCATGATCAACACCAAGGACCAGACCGGTTATTTCAGCGCCTTCAAGGGCCTCGCCCGCCATGTCTACACGGTGCCGGTGAGCACCAGCGACGCCGGCGTGCCCAATGACGAATTGGCGCTGCGCGCCGCCGAGGCCGGCCTGTCGGCCGAGCCGGTCAGTTCCGTCGCCAATGCGCTGATGCTTTTGCGCGACACATGGGACGGCCCGGCGCCGCGCATCCTGATCGGCGGCTCGCTCTATTTCGCCGGCGCCGTGCTCGCCGAAAACGGCACGCCGCCGACTTGATTCTATGATCTACTTGGTTTCGACGGGTGTCGAAAAAACTGCGCCGGTTCAGATTCCGCTTCGTTCGATTCTAGCGGCAACTCAGGTCCCAAATGAATTTGGCGGCCTTCGCCGATAATTCTCTCCAGATTGATGTTGGCGCTACTCATTGCCGTGAGGCGAGCGTAAAAGGTTGATGCGGGTTCGCGCCTCGCTCCACGTTTCGATTTGGTCATTTCAAAACGCCCTTGAAGAATAATTGACAATCGGCGCCTGCCATCAAGATAGCAGCGATAGCTAGCCATCTAGGGCCTGATCTCGTCGCCGCCCGCATATCTCGGCATGTCTGCTACGGCGGCCTCGAAAGCTTCGCGTATTTCTGTTTGGCTAAAGTAGCGATCCCATAATTCGGTCATCAGGTAATTCATGGCATGAGGTAGCAAGGGCAGGTCAGGCCAAGGATTGCTGTCGTGCAGCTCACGTAAAGCGACACCAAAATTGTAGACGGTCGCCGAAAACCGCAACTGCCATGCGTCGTTTGGGTCATTGGGATCTAATGGAGTGCTCATGCCGCATATTCAGCAGCATTTCTCGTTTCCGCGCAATCGGGCCTTAGGCAATCGGTCTAAATTTCAACTGGCCCACTACAGTGGCCGCCCTGCCTTGACGACTACTTCAGCTCGATCTCGATAAAAGCATATTCGCCGTCATTGGCGTTGATAACGTCGTGCTCGACACCCTCTTTGCGGAAATAGGGCGCGCCCTGCTTCATCTCGGCGAAGGATTCGCCGTCCTTGGTCAGCAGCTTCAGCCTGCCGTCCATCAGCGGCACGACGACATAGTCGTGGCCATGGCGGTGCCAGCCTGTGTTGGCGCCCGGCGCGAAACGGTATTCGGTGACGATGACGCGCTCATTGTCGACGTGAACTGTGGCCTTGGCGGTTCCGGTCATGGCGCTCTCCCTTTCCCTGAACAGAGGACATGGAGTGCCCGCAGGCGAGGGCCACAGCGCCACAAGCCATGGCGCCAAAGAAAAGCCCGGCGCGACGGCCGGGCTTCTCGTTCAAATTTTGCGATTGGCTCAGGCGAGGCTGCCATTGATCCAGTGCGATAGCGCGGTCTTCGGCGCCGCACCGATCTTGATATCGGCCATTTCGCCTCCCTTGAAGATCATCAGCGTCGGGATCGAGCGTACGCCATACTGCACGGCAAGCTCCGGATTCTCGTCGATGTTGAGCTTGGCGATCTTGACCTTGCCGTCGAGTTCCTTGGCGATGTCTTCCAGCGCCGGGCCGATCATCTTGCACGGGCCGCACCATTCGGCCCAGAAATCCACCACGACCGGCTCCTTGGCGTTGAGCACATCGGCCTGGAAATTGCTCTTGTCGACCTTGACGGTGGCCATGCTGAAATCCTTTCGAAAACTCGGGTTGCACCAAATGTGGTGGTCGTGGCGGCGATCTTCAAGCAGTTCTTGTGTCACGCCCTCGTGAGTCGGGCAAGGGCGTCATCCATGGCCGCGGCCGGCAGCTCGATCAGCCGCGGCGCCTCGGTGAACAGCAGCGCCGCCGAAACCTCGCGGCCTGGATAGAGCGGCTTGAGCAGCGCGCGGTAGAACGCAAGCTGCAGGACATAGGCCTGCGGCACTTCCGTCAGGCTTTTGGGCGCCGGCCGGTTGGTCTTGTAGTCGATGATCGAAACCTTTTCAGGAGTGACCGCCAGCCGGTCGATCTTGCCGGAGATCGAGCGTAGTTTTCCCTTCACTTCGAGGCTGCCCATGATGGCGACCTCGGCCCGCGACGAGGGCGAGAACAGCGCGCTGAAACGACTGTCGGCAAGGATCGAAAGCACCGCCGCCAAGGCCTTCTCCCGCTCGGCCTCGGGCCAGTCCGCGCCGGCGCGCGCCAGATAGCGCTCCGCTGCAGCCTCACACTCGCCTTCGCCGACCGAAGGCAGCATCTGCAGCAGCTTGTGCAGCGCCAGTCCGCGTTTTACGGCAAAGCCTGGCTCGGCCTCGGCGTCGAGCACCGGTGAGCGCGTGTCGGGCAAGGCTTGCGTCGTCTCGTCGATCAAGGCCGATGCGCCGGAGGGCGACAGCGGTCGCGGCAGCTCCTCATAAGGCGGCAGCGGCCGGAACAGGGTTTCCGGCAACGGCGCTACAGGCTCGGCCGTGCTCTCCGCCTCGCCCGCCGTCAGGGCGACAGGCGGCAGCCTGGTCGTATGGAAGCGATGCACCGCGACCTCGCTTGTCGCCGGGTGCAGCCGCTCGGCGCTTTCCGGCGCACCCAGCAGCGCCCGGCTGACGATCGAATGCCAGGTGCCGGGGCTCGGCGCCCGCTTGCCGTGATAGCCGCAGACGATCAGCCGGTCCTCGGCGCGCGTCATGCCGACATAGAGCAGCCGCCGGTATTCGTCGTCGGCAAGTTCGCGCGCCCGCACTGACGCCGACCGCGAAACGCCATTGGCGATGTCGCTGGCCGAACGCCACAGATAGCCCTTGCCCTTCCAGTGCCGGCCGGAGCTCTCAAAGGCCATCAATCGCGGCAGATGCTGATCGCTGAACGGTGCCGAGCCGCCATCGACCAGGAACACGACTGGCGCTTCCAGGCCCTTGGCGGCGTGCACGGTCATCACCCGGACCTCGTCGCGGGTCTGATCCATTTCTCGCTTGATCTCTGGACCGCTGTCTTCCAGCGTCGAAAGAAACGATTCCAGCCCCGGCAGGCCGGTCCGTTCCTCGGCCAGGCAAAAACTCAGGAATTCGTCGAGGATGTCGCCCGCTTCCGGCCCTAGCCGCGCCGTCATCTTGCGGCGCAGGCCGTCGCGCGCCAGCGCGGCGGCATAGAATTCGAACACCGGCTCGAACGCCGCCTCGGTCGCCCAGGTGTCGAGTCGGCTAACGATGGCGGCCAACGCCTCGTCGCCAATTGCATGCTGTCGAAGCGAGGCGATCAGCGATTGACCGGTTGGCCGATCGCCGGCGAGCGCCAGCAATGTCTCTTCGGAAACATCGAAGATCGGGCTGCGCAGCACGGCGGCCAGCGACAGGTCGTCTTCCGGCTGGATCAAAAAGTGACCGAGCGCGATCAGGTCCTGCACCGCGATATGGCCGGGCAGGCTGAGCCTGTCGGCGCCGGCGACCGGGATCTGACGGTTCTTCAGGCTACGCGACAGCGCGTGAACAAAACGGTCGCGCTTGCGCACCAGCACCAGGATGTCGCCGGCCGTCACCTTGCGGCCCTTGCCTTCGATCATCTCGCCATTCTTTAGCCAGCCCTGAATGGTCGCGGCAACATGCTCGGCGACGCGCACCGCCGGCGCGCTGGCATGGTTGACCGGCAAGGTCCAGTCGTCGGGCTCCTCGACCATTTCGGCGCCGATCGAAGGCCACACTTCGACATAGCCCGGCGCATCGATGCGGATCGCCTTATGGGTCAGCGGATCGGGATCGTGGCTGATGCCGCGCCGCACCCCCGGTTCGGCAAAGACGCGGTCGACGGCGGCAAGCACGTCGTCGCTGGAGCGGAACGACCAGGTGAGCTTCAGATCGGCGAACGAGGCTTCCGCGTCGCGCACGCGCGCGGCAAACAGAAGCCGGCTTTCGGCAAAGGAATCCGGCGCCGCGCCCTGGAAGGAATAGATCGACTGTTTCTCATCGCCGACGGCAAACACCGTGCGCCGGACCGCCTCCCGCTGGCCGAGCCCGGCAAAGAACTCTTCCGTCAGCTTCTTCACCACCTCCCACTGGTCGGGGCTGGTGTCCTGCGCCTCGTCGAGCAGGATATGGTCGATGCCCTGGTCGAGCTTGTACTGCACCCACGGCCCGGCATCCGGCCGCGACAACAGGCTGACGGTGCGGGTGATCAGGTCGTTGAAGTCGAGAAAGCCCCGCCCGCGCTTCAGCTGCTCGTAGCGGGCGATCAGCCAGCCGGCGACATTCAACGCCGCCGCCGTGCCTTCGAGCATCCGGAACAGCGCCAGCCGGTCCGACACATCAAGGATCGCCTTGGCCGCCGCCAGATAGCGCTCCGGCAGGTCGGGCAGGCGGTCGACCAGCGCCTTCCTGAAGATCTTGGGCGGATCGTACGGGTCGCCGTCCGAGCGCAGGAACGCCTTGGCGAGCAGCCGCAGCCGCCGGATCGGATCGGCTTCGGCAAAGGCGCTTTGTGCGTAAGGCAGCACGTTGTTCAAAACCTGCTTCGCGTCGGCGGCCTCCGCGGCGCGGGCGAATTCGGCAAACTGGCCAGGCGAAAAACCGGGCAGGGGCCAGATGGAAGCGGCAATATCGTCGGCATTCTGTCCGGGCCGGAAGTCGAATTCGGCGAACAGCGGCTGGAAATCCCGGTCCTTGCCGAATTTGGCGATGAAGGCGCGCAGGTCGTCGCGCTTGCCGACGATCTCGGCAAGCAGCGTGTCGAGGCCGAATTCGCCGCCGCGCTCCAGCACCATGGCGAAGGCCTCCGCCAGGCCTTCGACACCGGCGCCGGCGCCCGAGATCATGTCGCGGCGGGCGTCGGCGAACAGCGAGGCTTCCATCTGCGGGTCGAGCATCTCGAAATGCGCTGGGATGTTGGCTTCGAGCGGGAACTGGTGCAGCACCGATTCGCAGAAAGCGTGGATGGTCTGGATTTTTAAGCCGCCCGGCGTCTCCAGTGCTTCGGCAAACAATCGCCGGGCGCGGCGCATGGTATCGCGGTCGGCACTGCGGCCGTCGAGCGCCGCAATCTTCACTGCAAGTTCGGCATCAGGCAGGACTGTCCATTCCGACAGGGTCGAAAACACCCGGTTCGACATGTTGGCGGCGGCCGCTCGCGTATAGGTCAGGCATAGGATTCTCGACGGATCGGTGCCGTTGAGCAAAAGCCGGATGACGCGCTGCGCCAGCACATGCGTCTTGCCCGATCCGGCATTGGCCGAGACCCAGGCGGAATTTTGCGGATCGGAGGCGCGCCCCTGGCTGGCCGCGGT is drawn from Mesorhizobium sp. B1-1-8 and contains these coding sequences:
- the trpB gene encoding tryptophan synthase subunit beta, which gives rise to MNKPAMPNSFRTGPDEQGMFGIFGGRFVAETLMPLILDLERHWNEVKNDPDFKAELQNLSTHYAGRPSKLYFAEGLTKHLREISAAKGLGGGAKVYFKREDLNHTGSHKINNCLGQILLAKRMGKKRIIAETGAGQHGVAAATVAARFGYPCVVYMGATDVARQSPNVFRMKLLGAEVRPVTAGHGTLKDAMNEALRDWVTNVEDTYYLIGTAAGPHPYPELVRDFQSVIGTEARAQILEQEGRLPDVIIAAVGGGSNAIGLFHPFLDDKDVRIIGIEAGGRGLDGVEHCASMNAGAPGVLHGNRTYLLQNADGQILDGHSISAGLDYPGVGPEHSWLRDSGRVDYEPILDDEALDAFQLTTRVEGIIPALESAHAIAHAMKIVPAMDKDQLVIVNLSGRGDKDVHTVAKMLGMEI
- the trpA gene encoding tryptophan synthase subunit alpha, with the translated sequence MTTRIDRRMAKLKSEGRPALVTYFMGGDPDYGTSLSIMKALPIAGADIIEMGMPFSDPMADGPAIQAAGLRALRGGQTLVKTLKLAADFRAADNETPIVLMGYYNPIYIYGVDRFLKDAIASGIDGLIVVDLPPEMDEELCIPALKAGVNFIRLATPTTDDKRLPKVLENTSGFVYYVSMTGITGSALADTAKIAAAVKRIKGHTDLPVCVGFGVKTAEQARVIGASADGVVVGTAIVNAVANVLGPKGEKTADPAEAVATLVSGLAQGVRSARLAAAE
- the accD gene encoding acetyl-CoA carboxylase, carboxyltransferase subunit beta yields the protein MNWITNYVRPKINSMLGRRTDMPENLWIKDPETGEMVFHKDLESNQFVIPSSGHHMKISARERLKYFFDDGKYETLENPKVVQDPLKFRDEKRYIDRLKEAKTKTGLEDAILNAVGTIDGLPVVVTVQDFAFMGGSLGMAAGDAIVHAFEVALQRKRPLILFAASGGARMQEGILSLMQLPRTTIGVDRLKEAGIPYIVVLTNPTTGGVTASYAMLGDVHIAEPGALIGFAGPRVIEQTIREKLPDGFQRAEYLMQHGMVDMVVSRLQMRETIARLLKMLLKVPQEEQPLEQEILPPAIIPAEARPQA
- a CDS encoding bifunctional folylpolyglutamate synthase/dihydrofolate synthase gives rise to the protein MTTLAADREIEHLMTLHPKGFDLSLDRITRLLERLGNPQDRLPPVIHIAGTNGKGSCAAFARALLEAAGHLVHVHTSPHLVNWHERYRLAAEGGGRLVDDQVFADAIARVAAANQGQKITVFEILTAVTFLLFSEHPAEAAIIEVGLGGRFDATNVIARPAVSVIMPVSMDHEAYLGDRVELIAAEKAGIMKRGCPVIIGAQEGETTLQVLIDTAERLECPTFVYGQDFLAFGENGRMVYQDEDGLMDLPPPRLPGRHQFANAAAAIAAVKAAGFEIGHRAAEKAMVNVAWPARMQKLTQGRLVELAPKGAEIWLDGGHNPGAGIVVAEALAEQEEKNPRPLILISGMINTKDQTGYFSAFKGLARHVYTVPVSTSDAGVPNDELALRAAEAGLSAEPVSSVANALMLLRDTWDGPAPRILIGGSLYFAGAVLAENGTPPT
- a CDS encoding cupin domain-containing protein; amino-acid sequence: MTGTAKATVHVDNERVIVTEYRFAPGANTGWHRHGHDYVVVPLMDGRLKLLTKDGESFAEMKQGAPYFRKEGVEHDVINANDGEYAFIEIELK
- the trxA gene encoding thioredoxin, translated to MATVKVDKSNFQADVLNAKEPVVVDFWAEWCGPCKMIGPALEDIAKELDGKVKIAKLNIDENPELAVQYGVRSIPTLMIFKGGEMADIKIGAAPKTALSHWINGSLA
- the addA gene encoding double-strand break repair helicase AddA, encoding MRYPIPADTAASQGRASDPQNSAWVSANAGSGKTHVLAQRVIRLLLNGTDPSRILCLTYTRAAAANMSNRVFSTLSEWTVLPDAELAVKIAALDGRSADRDTMRRARRLFAEALETPGGLKIQTIHAFCESVLHQFPLEANIPAHFEMLDPQMEASLFADARRDMISGAGAGVEGLAEAFAMVLERGGEFGLDTLLAEIVGKRDDLRAFIAKFGKDRDFQPLFAEFDFRPGQNADDIAASIWPLPGFSPGQFAEFARAAEAADAKQVLNNVLPYAQSAFAEADPIRRLRLLAKAFLRSDGDPYDPPKIFRKALVDRLPDLPERYLAAAKAILDVSDRLALFRMLEGTAAALNVAGWLIARYEQLKRGRGFLDFNDLITRTVSLLSRPDAGPWVQYKLDQGIDHILLDEAQDTSPDQWEVVKKLTEEFFAGLGQREAVRRTVFAVGDEKQSIYSFQGAAPDSFAESRLLFAARVRDAEASFADLKLTWSFRSSDDVLAAVDRVFAEPGVRRGISHDPDPLTHKAIRIDAPGYVEVWPSIGAEMVEEPDDWTLPVNHASAPAVRVAEHVAATIQGWLKNGEMIEGKGRKVTAGDILVLVRKRDRFVHALSRSLKNRQIPVAGADRLSLPGHIAVQDLIALGHFLIQPEDDLSLAAVLRSPIFDVSEETLLALAGDRPTGQSLIASLRQHAIGDEALAAIVSRLDTWATEAAFEPVFEFYAAALARDGLRRKMTARLGPEAGDILDEFLSFCLAEERTGLPGLESFLSTLEDSGPEIKREMDQTRDEVRVMTVHAAKGLEAPVVFLVDGGSAPFSDQHLPRLMAFESSGRHWKGKGYLWRSASDIANGVSRSASVRARELADDEYRRLLYVGMTRAEDRLIVCGYHGKRAPSPGTWHSIVSRALLGAPESAERLHPATSEVAVHRFHTTRLPPVALTAGEAESTAEPVAPLPETLFRPLPPYEELPRPLSPSGASALIDETTQALPDTRSPVLDAEAEPGFAVKRGLALHKLLQMLPSVGEGECEAAAERYLARAGADWPEAEREKALAAVLSILADSRFSALFSPSSRAEVAIMGSLEVKGKLRSISGKIDRLAVTPEKVSIIDYKTNRPAPKSLTEVPQAYVLQLAFYRALLKPLYPGREVSAALLFTEAPRLIELPAAAMDDALARLTRA